One window from the genome of Plasmodium reichenowi strain SY57 chromosome 8, whole genome shotgun sequence encodes:
- a CDS encoding SPRY domain, putative, protein MASTINFFSKEDISNKEENEKEENKSNNKELLENNKEKSCSGIQKTIRLLNLFSNSEKKRKIDNSKEEYSDKILEKQSTLSLKDKEQNALNYINNEYVIEKGNDKSCEEQGEDHQISMTSLEDEGSYNKTVTTFERNESNNEKMKDIKNDDIKIKEKINYNKINNDRITYDGKSKKGEEKNKYSKEKTSTHLHAEVEKKDNIKHFFDYNKYRSKCHVTFSMKYKDSSVSLSNDKLTCYGDKGWSSVFVNNGADIGKWYYEIKIEEPVQNFNFLGYKDKIIKVNPYIRVGFACRYMRYDYPIGTDKYSYCVNSKNGKIFNNSISYDCMEPFNVGDIIGCYLNLKNKNSYNFDPRLDKKLYEHLQNGILCDPKNPPLLKKNEGSTIFFSLNGQIKKTSFIDIYEGFYHPSVSLYMGASAKINLGPNFTYNHLQDYVPCVYMEPPTVL, encoded by the coding sequence atggcCTCAACgataaattttttttccaaaGAAGACATTAGTAATAAggaagaaaatgaaaaagagGAAAATAAATCAAACAATAAAGAATTgttagaaaataataaagaaaagtCCTGTTCTGGTATACAGAAAACTATTAGATTACTGAACCTATTTAGTAATAGTGAAAAAAAGAGGAAAATTGATAATAGTAAAGAAGAATATTCtgataaaatattagaaaaaCAAAGTACATTAAGtttaaaagataaagaacaaaatgctttaaattatataaataatgaatatgtGATTGAAAAAGGAAATGATAAATCATGTGAGGAGCAGGGAGAAGATCACCAAATTTCTATGACTTCTTTGGAGGACGAGGGATCGTACAATAAAACTGTTACGACTTTTGAAAGGAATGAATctaataatgaaaaaatgaaggatataaaaaatgatgatataaaaattaaggaaaaaattaattataataaaataaataatgatagaATAACATACGATGGCAAATCAAAGAAAGgggaagaaaaaaataaatatagtAAAGAAAAGACAAGCACCCATCTACATGCAGAAGTCgaaaaaaaggataatataaaacatttctttgattataacaaatatagAAGTAAATGTCATGTAACATTTTCaatgaaatataaagataGTTCTGTAAGTCTAAGTAATGATAAGTTAACTTGTTATGGTGATAAAGGATGGTCGAGTGTTTTCGTAAATAACGGTGCAGATATTGGAAAATGGtattatgaaataaaaattgaaGAGCCTGTACAAAATTTCAATTTTTTAGgatataaagataaaattataaaagtCAATCCATATATAAGAGTTGGTTTTGCTTGTAGATATATGAGATATGATTATCCTATAGGTACAGATAAATATAGTTATTGTGTTAATAGTAAAAATGgtaaaatatttaacaATTCTATTAGTTATGATTGTATGGAACCTTTTAATGTTGGTGATATTATTGGAtgttatttaaatttaaaaaataaaaattcatataatttcGATCCAAGATTAGATAAAAAGTTATATGAACATTTACAAAATGGAATATTATGTGATCCGAAAAACCCACCTctcttaaaaaaaaatgagggttcaactatatttttttctttaaatggacaaataaaaaaaacatcctttattgatatatatgaagGATTTTATCATCCTTCTGTAAGCTTATATATGGGAGCATCAGCTAAAATTAACTTGGGCCCCaattttacatataatcATTTGCAGGATTATGTCCCATGTGTATATATGGAGCCTCCCACcgtattataa
- a CDS encoding dehydrodolichyl diphosphate synthetase, putative: IIMDGNRRFAKEKGLHTAIGHFMGSKTLIQIIEICIKLNIKILSVFSFSLLNYNRSPEEIHFLFYLNLLVLINEDFFFKFIKDNKIKIKIIGNLSYVNDSYRKIIYDIEEKTKNFNNIRLNIFFSYTSRNEMSLCSFNPNLYRDTYKNLLQEKNIFSGTNILTDPIKEGYFDIPKQEEELKYPDHENENELKFDRTCLCREKVKYNEEQLEIINYHNKLLTSDLPPPNILIRTSGEQRLSDFMLYQISEFTEIYFINEYWPVFNFLQFIYIILHYTLFQTTKWIFSYSNPCPH; the protein is encoded by the exons CCATAATTATGGATGGGAATAGAAGATTTGCCAAAGAAAAAGGATTACACACTGCTATAGGACATTTTATGGGATCTAAAACATTAATACAg ataatagaaatatgtattaagttaaatataaaaattttatccgtcttttcattttctcTACTTAATTATAATAGAAGTCCTGAAgaaattcattttttattttatttaaatttacTTGTACTTATTAATGAGGATTTCTTTTT taaatttataaaagaCAATAAAATTAAGATCAAAATTATTGGAAACTTATCTTATGTTAATGATTCTTACAggaaaattatttatgatatagaagaaaaaaCTAAAAATTTTAACAA TATTAggttaaatatattcttttcataTACAAGTAGAAATGAAATGAGTCTTTGTTCATTTAATCCAAATTTATATAGGGACACCTACAAAAATTTAttacaagaaaaaaatattttctctGGTACGAATATATTGACTGATCCAATTAAAGAAGGATATTTTGATATTCCCAAACAAGAAGAAGAACTAAAATATCCTGATcatgaaaatgaaaatgaattaaaatTTGATAGAACATGTCTTTGCAGGGAAAAAGTAAAATACAATGAAGAGCAATTAGAAAT cattaattatcataataaattGCTTACAAGTGATTTGCCTCCCCctaatattttaataagaACATCAGGTGAACAAAGACTATCCGattttatgttatatcag ATATCGGAGTTTACCgaaatttattttattaatgaATATTGGCCGGTATTTAATTTCTTacaatttatttatataatattacattataCCCTTTTTCAAACAACCAAGTGGATATTTTCATACTCGAACCCTTGTCCACActaa
- a CDS encoding ubiquitin conjugation factor E4 B, putative produces the protein MVDKIKEDAIIQNTFQICLKKEECNNNKLYLESYVKELKENNEELYFLVDNLYFILLHKISDLHRQKKNCLSYLCSCASRLVDKSLYKGINMNNKESDIIINEISDQIVNCVIIYLENLDIYPNMKISKKERMEVFYEFLKKSCTSRFLKKLLSFIEENDKNEEDENSKQLNKFFNPIIDLILSNLNNRSLVYPKNDVAVLFSFLTGFKPIADLITHNKSMFLYINVKDRMKDNMNCDIKKESDKNLLSTCKSMPVNTMGSSTSNITTNHNNNSNGTNDVPQEGPTTINSTNNNVNNNNDNNNNNVNNNNDNNNNNVNNNNVNNNNNVNNNNVNNNNNVNNNNNVNNNNINNNINNNLSNNNINRRSVPYTHFHSSIIQNSYSRFSRDKEISTCGYNFQLNSLLGRLISPTIINMPNIIKKEEIAMYKYFFNSNTNSLNKMTLNGLKNTYTLLRKDTDWILENCVEIIKNLLKSSSDSKKIILLWINCILISNEKKTKIMYHYSTYPQSLDTSYGLFLKLLGENSYGFCLNMFWVLLCLCEPITVNKINDLDFFFFLRNDPFSKFLLKNITNQSSFEDKSNVEKIKKNVERSECFQKEPKFITCIFWMTFKSLSVFFKPAVDEFIKIVQEAGNAKDKDFYYMNIHAWKIFLYNTRFNQLLFKFLHLCMNYFLHVAYIYDINGNINNSMRTCLNEHNNSLVHLVLKCCPPPNEKYYNNTKEGTTEGSNMVSHMRENEKVERNEPIEENKRIENNDGVVENNQMNESGRNGSLDEEVNRDEREGINICNERNNRVSLGINNNEENTPMVIRPLDGSDDRLYASPHFSIIPTFFLSDIFEILYLLYELDLFKSPNNETLMNYLDIDLFLAFSIFTMLSENHIKSIHLRCESAPKTFSFLYKLDNLKKVIEESELTKKYIIKSLTNVFIASQKGEYTERMQTRVRIVENFNSFFLNKTYVNQFTQLVINNNNLFVHLIHLLLNDVSFLVEEVVSYLSEIKRREENNKKKKDSQQENEQEANSNSYLNATTRNNRTSNGSSNSVANLNYSSLNNNSNNNNNNNFNDSSFNSDNNSDDGEEGGMDYDLSNESMRNLAAKTKMIITYCYKSCIFLNLLCKNYPNNILTSNTILSQIVTCLNCYFDYLVGPKCLNIKVKNMEQYNFRPQLWLTSIVESYLFLLNSDKEHEELLIREIANEGRYYKAEIFNKAYYICKREGLLHKEELNKFKNFCQEIVDMKDEVELFNDVDDIPDNFLDPILQDIMLDPVLLPTSGIIIDRKNIERHLMSEPNDPFNRAPLSKEQLVPMPQLKEEIQNYINKLRQEKKKKKKKIDNIDFDVENEPFPNFHQEQNGEVQKNETSNM, from the coding sequence ATGGTGgataaaattaaagaagATGCTATTATTCAAAACACTTTTCAGATATGCTTGAAAAAAGAGGaatgtaataataacaaattatatttagAATCTTATGTGaaagaattaaaagaaaacaatgaggaattatattttttggttgataatttatattttattttacttcACAAGATAAGTGATTTACATAGACAGAAGAAAAATTGCTTAAGTTATTTATGTTCATGTGCTTCTCGGTTAGTTGATAAAAGTTTATATAAAGgtataaatatgaataataaagaaagtgatataataattaatgaGATATCTGATCAAATTGTTAATTGTgtaatcatatatttagaaaatttggatatatatccaaatatgaaaataagtaaaaaagaaagaatggaagtattttatgaatttttaaaaaaatctTGTACATCTCgatttttaaaaaaattattgtCTTTTATAGAAGAAAACGATAAAAACGAAGAAGATGAAAATAGTAAACAGTTAAATAAATTCTTTAATCCAATTATAGATCTGATATTAAGTAATTTGAATAATAGAAGTTTAGTGTATCCAAAAAATGATGTCGCTGTTTTGTTCAGTTTCTTGACAGGTTTCAAACCTATAGCTGATTTGATAACACATAACAAGTctatgtttttatatataaatgtgaAAGATCGTATGAAGGATAATATGAATTgtgatataaaaaaggaaagtgataaaaatttattatcaaCATGTAAGAGTATGCCTGTAAATACCATGGGTTCTTCTACAAGTAATATAACAAcaaatcataataataacagCAATGGTACTAATGATGTTCCACAAGAGGGACCTACGACCATCAACTctactaataataatgtgaataataataatgataataataataataatgtgaataataataatgataataataataataatgtgaataataataatgtgaataataataataatgtgaataataataatgtgaataataataataatgtgaataataataataatgtgaataataataacataaataataacataaataataaccttagtaataataacatcAATCGTAGAAGCGTGCCATACACACATTTCCATAGCAGCATTATACAAAATAGTTATTCGCGCTTTAGTAGAGATAAAGAAATTAGTACTTGTGGATACAACTTCCAATTGAATAGCTTACTAGGTCGCCTAATTTCACCTacaattattaatatgccaaatataattaaaaaagagGAGATTGctatgtataaatatttctttaacAGTAATACAAATAGTTTAAATAAGATGACACTAAATGgattaaaaaatacatatactTTATTAAGAAAGGACACAGATTGGATTTTAGAAAATTGTGTagaaattataaagaaCTTATTAAAAAGTAGTAGTGATAgtaaaaagataatattgCTATGGATAAATTGTATTCTTATCTCTAATGAgaagaaaacaaaaataatgtatCATTATTCTACATATCCACAATCATTAGATACTTCTTATggattatttttaaaattgtTAGGAGAAAATTCTTATGGATTTTGTCTTAATATGTTTTGGgttttattatgtttatgtGAACCTATAActgtaaataaaattaacgatttggatttttttttctttttaagAAATGACCCGTTCtctaaatttttattaaaaaatattacaaacCAATCGTCGTTTGAAGATAAATCCAATGTcgaaaaaattaagaaaaatgtTGAACGTTCCGAATGTTTTCAAAAAGAGCCTAAATTTATCACATGTATATTTTGGATGACCTTTAAATCATTGAgtgtattttttaaacCTGCTGTAGatgaatttattaaaatagTTCAAGAAGCGGGCAATGCCAAAGATAAAGATTTctattatatgaatatacaTGCATGGAAGATTTTCCTGTATAACACTCGCTTTAATCAATTATTGTTTaaatttttacatttatgtatgaattattttcttcatgtagcatatatatatgatataaatggaaatattaataattctaTGAGAACTTGTTTGAatgaacataataatagttTAGTACATTTGGTTTTAAAATGCTGTCCTCCTCCTAACgagaaatattataataatactaaAGAAGGTACAACCGAGGGTAGTAATATGGTTTCGCACATGAGggaaaatgaaaaagtGGAAAGGAATGAACCtattgaagaaaataaaagaattgaaaataatgatggGGTTGTCGAAAATAACCAAATGAATGAATCAGGAAGAAATGGTTCCCTAGATGAGGAAGTTAATAGAGACGAAAGAGAAGGAATCAACATATGTAatgaaagaaataataGGGTATCATTAggtataaataataacgAAGAGAATACCCCAATGGTGATAAGACCTTTGGATGGATCAGATGATCGTTTATATGCATCTCCACACTTTTCTATAATACctactttttttttaagtgatatatttgaaattttatatttattatacgAATTAGATTTATTTAAAAGTCCGAATAATGAAACATTAATGAATTATTTAGATATAGATTTGTTTTTAGCCTTTTCTATATTTACAATGTTAAGTGAAAATCATATTAAGAGTATTCATTTAAGATGTGAATCAGCACCTAAaacattttcatttttatataaattagataatttaaaaaaagtaattGAAGAATCTGAATTGactaaaaaatatataataaaatcatTAACAAATGTATTTATAGCTTCACAAAAAGGAGAATATACGGAAAGAATGCAAACACGTGTACGTATAGTAGAGAACTTTAATAgtttctttttaaataaaacatatgtAAATCAATTTACACAATTagttataaataataataatttatttgttcacttgatacatttattattaaatgatgTAAGTTTCCTAGTTGAAGAGGTTGTGTCTTATTTATctgaaataaaaagaagagaagaaaataataagaagaaaaaggaTTCCCAACAAGAAAATGAACAAGAAGCAAATTCAAATTCTTATTTAAATGCGACTACAAGGAATAATAGAACATCAAATGGAAGTAGCAATTCTGTAGCTAATCTAAACTATTCatctttaaataataacagtaataacaataataataacaattttaATGATTCCTCATTTAATagtgataataatagtgATGATGGAGAAGAAGGTGGAATGGATTATGATTTATCAAATGAAAGTATGAGAAACCTAGCAGCCAAAAcaaaaatgattataacATATTGCTATAAGTCAtgcatatttttaaatttattatgtaaaaattaTCCAAATAATATACTTACATCCAATACCATTCTTTCACAAATCGTTACATGCTTAAACTgttattttgattatttaGTTGGTCCCAAATGTTTAAATATCAAAgttaaaaatatggaacaatataattttaGACCACAATTATGGCTCACCAGTATAGTAGAGTCTTATCTATTCTTATTGAATTCAGATAAAGAACACGAAGAGTTGTTAATTAGAGAAATAGCAAATGAAGGAAGATATTATAAAGCtgaaatttttaataaagcttattatatatgtaaaagAGAAGGATTATTACACAaagaagaattaaataaatttaaaaactTTTGTCAAGAAATTGTAGATATGAAAGATGAAGTagaattatttaatgatGTTGATGATATACCTGATAATTTCTTAGATCCAATTCTACAAGATATTATGTTAGATCCCGTCCTTTTACCTACATCTGGTATTATTATTGACAGAAAGAATATTGAAAGACATTTAATGAGTGAACCTAATGATCCATTTAATAGAGCCCCACTTTCAAAAGAACAGCTAGTACCCATGCCACAGCTAAAGGAAGAAATTCaaaattacataaataaattaagacaagaaaaaaaaaaaaaaaaaaaaaaaatcgATAATATAGACTTTGATGTAGAAAATGAACCATTCCCAAATTTTCATCAGGAACAAAATGGAGAAGTCCAAAAAAATGAAACTTcaaatatgtaa
- a CDS encoding SNARE protein, putative, with the protein MFILSDDNVAYSNSINSEEIEESDYENSEAHSRYYEETDEEESNNNDIDDEDLCLFKYVCIGSLDDVDILLKYSLFNRDIDKSANFIVKKILIASKKKLNYCNKKILNWDNHIIYFIICTDKKLALFLIGLDLKASFKNYAFEFLRKLEIYAKSNLFYDKNYVSSHVNPSKVHTIECFMKTTIKNLNKCCKNEKIFAVKQKLNKINSVMNNHIDTLYKSRGNIKALQYKTEDMSKNTLNFVQNTKKLKRIMFLKYWKTYFLCACFLIIGFKVYRSI; encoded by the coding sequence ATGTTTATTCTTTCAGATGATAATGTTGCATATTCCAATAGTATAAACAGTGAAGAAATTGAAGAGAGCGATTATGAGAATAGCGAGGCACATTCAAGATATTATGAAGAAACagatgaagaagaaagtaataataatgatatagatgatgaagatttatgtttatttaaatatgtatgtatagGTTCTTTAGATGAtgtagatatattattaaaatatagtCTTTTTAATAGAGATATAGATAAATCAGCAAATTTTATtgtgaaaaaaatattaattgcatccaaaaaaaaattaaattattgtaataaaaaaatattaaattgggataatcatataatatattttattatatgtacaGATAAAAAACTTgcattatttttaatagGTCTAGATTTAAAAGcatcatttaaaaattatgcATTTGAATTTTTAAGAAAACTTGAAATATATGCTAAGtctaatttattttatgataaaaattatgtatcAAGTCATGTAAACCCATCAAAAGTTCATACTATTGAATGTTTTATGAAAACCacaattaaaaatttaaataaatgttgtaaaaatgaaaaaatttttgctgtaaaacaaaaattaaataaaattaattcaGTTATGAATAATCATATAGATACCTTATACAAATCCAGAGGAAATATTAAAGCCTTACAATATAAAACGGAGGATATGTCAAAAAATACTTTAAATTTTGTACaaaacacaaaaaaattaaaaagaattatgTTCCTTAAATACTGGAAAACTTATTTTCTATGTGCTTGCTTTTTAATCATAGGATTTAAGGTATACAGATCCATTTAA
- a CDS encoding receptor for activated c kinase: protein MMDNIKEAEISLRGVLEGGHSDWVTSVSTPTDPKLKTIVSASRDKKLIVWNINTDDDSGEIGTAKKSLTGHSQAINDVSISSDGLFALSGSWDHSVRLWDLSLGETIRSFIGHTSDVFSVSFSPDNRQIVSASRDKTIKLWNTLAQCKYTITDQQHTDWITCVRFSPSPNQAIIVSCGWDKLVKVWNLKNCDLNKNLEGHTGVLNTVTISPDGSLCASGGKDGVAKLWDVKEGKHLYSLETGSTINSLCFSPCDYWLCAATDRFIRIWNLESKLIISEIYPVKQSKIGVPWCTSLTWSANGQLLYCGSTDGNIYVYEVKKHSV from the exons ATGatggataatataaaagaagcTGAAATTTCTTTAAGGGGTGTTTTAGAAGGTGGTCATAGTGACTGGGTTACATCTGTATCAACACCAACAGACCCCAAATTAAAAACTATTGTTAGTGCTTCAAGAG ATAAGAAATTGATCGTATGGAATATCAATACTGATGATGACAGTGGAGAAATCGGAACAGCTAAAAAATCTTTAACCGGTCATTCCCAAGCTATTAATGATGTTTCCATATCGTCCGATGGTTTATTTGCCTTATCAGGTTCTTGGGACCATTCAGTACGTTTATGGGATTTATCACTTGGAGAAACCATAAGATCATTTATTGGCCACACGTCTGATGTTTTTAGTGTTTCTTTTAGCCCAGATAATAGACAAATCGTCTCAGCTAGTAGAGACAAAACTATTAAATTATGGAATACCTTAGCACAATGTAAATATACGATAACAGATCAACAGCACACAGATTGGATTACATGTGTTCGATTTTCACCTTCACCAAATCAAGCTATTATAGTTTCATGTGGTTGGGATAAATTAGTTAAAGTGTggaatttaaaaaattgtgatttaaataaaaacttAGAAGGACATACTGGTGTTCTAAATACTGTCACAATTTCACCTGATGGTTCTTTATGTGCCTCAGGAGGTAAAGATGGTGTTGCCAAATTATGGGATGTTAAGGAAGGtaaacatttatattcCTTAGAAACAGGTTCAACCATTAATTCACTTTGTTTCTCTCCATGTGATTATTGGTTATGTGCAGCAACGGATAGATTTATAAGAATATGGAACTTGGAAAGCAAATTAATCATTTCAGAAATTTATCCTGTCAAACAATCTAAAATAGGTGTACCTTGGTGTACATCCTTAACTTGGTCAGCTAATGgacaattattatattgtgGTTCTACAGatggaaatatatatgtatacgAAGTTAAAAAGCACTCAGTTTGa
- a CDS encoding hypothetical protein (conserved Plasmodium protein, unknown function) produces the protein MNSIKGSAKELFKHLKDELIQQNNTYSYDEDSNIISSTNSNDEEYYEDIKYLKKEQLKAYICKLRKELRNYKMRELHLLSEIKYLKRKVTRLNDLIEHDNILLRGNRKGSNSLKYYDDNYSNKSYEQGGEMSSCYMKAPEGKYLIKKNKFLCDSKNTIHNFHKKRRDFSINSINESINNCRRNRSMSNTLLYKQNKQQNKQQNKQQNKQQNNRQNKQQRQHQGVRGWGLELGREEHSSNMLHNITSKSVYSLKNVNGYNNDNINTILYRNKYNSNNSTSSCYINKNNNINMKRYNSSTSLLCSNKNINLSRKSLISNTMHNNKTNNIFSSNRSLASFSKYELKEHLISNSKHKRNNLLTNKINHNITRDIQNYHKTRQRILSNNNISEKSTGKLLNKLSTLNNKNKHGQKILPKNNINIKCNIMNHKGNNTPNECPSNIITKPISNDKEIKKKKKKKKKKKKNCYEDMFHFKHHQNILNKKYTSSYEYTKNKTKQNKENTINKNVKGISHKKENNIHSSEATKHNVEQIKNDAKIQNNNNISDENNSFVLDPLVSDENKHQQEIKDVKLINDDVNKTSPRLNEQTNVQNVTSEKNMTYTSKSNHDSFISSENERVKEYLNKCRLKQKNKINTEQKKSEKQPSLNTITKENRNSKLIDLKQHIDIEIKENFRKELDELKKRNNNIILKPSNFYNFPMDTSSSNTSDNSDNNICHKKENMNDMKCTKYNVKTNPLKESTLLNISFNCIDKRITNLQNYLKNTKR, from the exons atgaaTAGTATAAAg gGTTCTGCTAAGGAATTGTTTAAACATTTAAAAGACGAG CTCATACAACAAAATAATACTTACTCATATGATGAGGACTctaatataatttcttcTACCAATTCTAATGATGAAGAATACTATGAGgacataaaatatttaaaaaaagaacaattaaaagcatatatatgtaaattgAGAAAAGAACtaagaaattataaaatgagAGAATTACATTTACTGAgtgaaataaaatatttaaaaagaaaagtcACAAGACTCAATGATTTGATAGAacatgataatatattattaagaGGGAATAGGAAAGGTAGTAATTCtttgaaatattatgatgataacTATAGTAATAAATCATATGAACAAGGTGGAGAAATGTCTTCTTGTTATATGAAAGCACCAGaaggaaaatatttaataaaaaagaacaagTTTTTATGTGATAGTAAAAATACAattcataattttcataaaaaacGTAGAGATTTTTCTATTAATAGTATAAATGaaagtataaataattgtCGGAGAAATAGATCTATGTCgaatacattattatataaacaaaacaaaCAACAAAACAAACAACAAAACAAACAACAAAACAAACAACAAAACAATCGACAAAACAAACAACAACGTCAACATCAAGGAGTAAGAGGTTGGGGATTAGAACTAGGAAGGGAAGAACACAGTAGTAATATGttacataatattacaaGTAAATCTGTTTATTCTTTAAAGAATGTAAAtggatataataatgataatattaatacaatTCTTTATAggaataaatataacagTAATAATTCAACATCTTCttgttatattaataaaaataataatattaatatgaaaagATATAATAGTTCAACATCTTTACTATgtagtaataaaaatataaacttATCAAGAAAAAGTCTTATAAGTAATACAAtgcataataataaaacaaataatattttttcatcaaATAGGAGCCTTGCCtctttttcaaaatatgAATTGAAAGAGCATCTTATTAGTAACAGTAAacataaaagaaataatttgttaacaaataaaattaacCATAACATAACAAGAGATATACAAAATTATCATAAGACTCGACAAAGGATtttatcaaataataatatatctgAAAAATCCACAGGCAAATTGTTAAATAAATTGTCTACattgaataataaaaataaacatggtcaaaaaatattaccaaagaataatattaatataaaatgtaatatCATGAATCATAAAGGTAATAACACTCCAAATGAATGCCCTagtaatataataacaaaacCTATTTCTAatgataaagaaataaaaaaaaagaaaaaaaaaaaaaaaaaaaaaaaaaaaaattgttatGAGGACATGTTTCATTTTAAACACcatcaaaatattttaaataaaaaatatacatcatcttatgaatatacaaaaaacaaaacaaaacaaaataaagaaaatacGATAAATAAAAACGTAAAAGGGATATCacataaaaaagaaaataatattcacTCCTCAGAAGCTACAAAACATAATGTggaacaaataaaaaatgacGCAAAAATCcaaaacaataataatatatcagatgaaaataattcatttgTGTTGGATCCATTGGTATCTGATGAGAATAAGCACCAACAGGAAATAAAAGATGTTAAACTTATAAATGATGATGTTAATAAAACATCACCACGTTTAAATGAACAAACAAATGTACAAAATGTTACAAGCGAAAAGAATATGACATACACTTCAAAGAGTAACCATGATAGTTTTATATCTTCAGAAAATGAAAGGGTTAAAGAATACTTAAATAAATGTAgattaaaacaaaaaaataaaataaatactgaacaaaaaaaaagtgaGAAACAACCATCTTTAAATACCAtaacaaaagaaaatagAAATAGCAAATTGATTGACTTAAAACAACATATAGATATAGAAATAAAGGAAAATTTTAGAAAAGAACTGgatgaattaaaaaaaagaaataataatattattttaaaaccTTCCAacttttataattttcctATGGATACTAGTAGTAGTAATACTAGTGATAATTctgataataatatatgccataaaaaagaaaatatgaacGATATGAAATGTACTAAGTATAATGTAAAAACAAATCCTTTAAAGGAATCAACACTATTAAATATATCCTTTAATTGTATTGATAAAAGGATAACCaatttacaaaattatttgaaaaatacaaagaggtaa